ACGGATCTTGCCATGGCGGAACTGGCCCACAAGCAGATCCTGCACTCCGTCACCATCCAAATCAGCCCAAGTCGGCGAGGCATAACCCGGCGACTCAGTCATGACCGGTTTCCCCCCTGCCTCAAGGAGCACCGGAGGGGCGAAAGTCGCCGCCTGAGCCCCAATCGAGAACACTGCCGGCACGAGGCCAGTCATCATTATCTGTTTCAACATGTCAGTAAACTATGAGTAATTTTCCTTTTCCAGCACAACGGTGAGCCGTGTGGCTGTGAGTAATAAAGATGACGTGATATGCCTGAAGCGAAACCGCAACAGGCTATTGTTTTTTACGTATCTCCATGGTTGGTAGCAAAATCTCGCGGCATCTCCCACCTGACCAGACGAAAGATGCCGCCACACACACATTGATAAGCGACTACTTCCTGCGCCGGAGCACCAACGCCAACCCGCCCAGCCCCAGCAGCGCCGCGGCAGATGGCTCGGGAACCGCAGTAGCCTCCAGAGACACCGCATCAAACCAGATCCCGTTCCCACCAAGCCCAACCGCAGCAATACGTACGATGATGTTCTCACCAAGCTCCGCTCCGGAAGCTCCTGTGATAAAGCTCACTCCGTCCTGTTCCGTCCAGGCTGTCACTCCATTCAAGTCGTAGGTTTGCTCGGCAAGTTGCACAAAACCTCCGCCACCGCCATAGCCAAGGATAAAACGAATATCCGTAGCATTACCACTACTTACAGCATAGCCCTTGAAGGTATAAGTGGTATTCGCTTGATAAGCTGTGCTGATCGTCTGGGTCGCAGGCCCATCAGCCGACCCCGGATTGGTAAACGCGAAATTATTCCCGAGCGCGGAATTCC
The window above is part of the Oceaniferula marina genome. Proteins encoded here:
- a CDS encoding FG-GAP repeat domain-containing protein, encoding MLKQIMMTGLVPAVFSIGAQAATFAPPVLLEAGGKPVMTESPGYASPTWADLDGDGVQDLLVGQFRHGKIRVYQGLAGGKLAPGKWLDTREGLAKVPGVW
- a CDS encoding PEP-CTERM sorting domain-containing protein (PEP-CTERM proteins occur, often in large numbers, in the proteomes of bacteria that also encode an exosortase, a predicted intramembrane cysteine proteinase. The presence of a PEP-CTERM domain at a protein's C-terminus predicts cleavage within the sorting domain, followed by covalent anchoring to some some component of the (usually Gram-negative) cell surface. Many PEP-CTERM proteins exhibit an unusual sequence composition that includes large numbers of potential glycosylation sites. Expression of one such protein has been shown restore the ability of a bacterium to form floc, a type of biofilm.), translating into MVRDAGFESDTGGSTGPFPQASAWGGECKLALHTTFPKGGNSALGNNFAFTNPGSADGPATQTISTAYQANTTYTFKGYAVSSGNATDIRFILGYGGGGGFVQLAEQTYDLNGVTAWTEQDGVSFITGASGAELGENIIVRIAAVGLGGNGIWFDAVSLEATAVPEPSAAALLGLGGLALVLRRRK